The Candidatus Rickettsiella isopodorum region CAATGGCAATCGCAATGCAACAATCACAGCTATCTATCGTGCCAGTAACTCTGGTTGACGATGCGGATATTCATGCTTGGCCAGAAAAAACAGATATTACTTTACGTCTCATTCGTGCCGTTATGGCGGCTTGTCAGCGCGAACCAAAACTTAATGCTTGGTTTAATGAGTCACAATTGGCGTTATGTCAACATAGTCAGATTGATTTAGGTATAGCGATGGATGCACCCGAAGGTTTATTTGTTCCGGTGTTAAAAAATATTGCTCAAGAAAGTGCAGTCAATTTAAGGAAAGCCATCGATAAATTTAAAATAGAAGTAAAAAATCGTAGTGTTTCACCAGAAGATTTAGTAGGAGCGACTTTTGTCTTATCTAATGTAGGGGTTTTTGCGGGTCGTTATGCTACACCTATCATTATTCCGCCTATGGTTGCCATTTTAGCTATTGGACGAATTCATGAAAAAGTTGTTTCCGAACAAGGGAAAATCAGTGTGCATAAACAATTGCCTTTATCTTTAACCGTGGATCATCGTGTTATCACCGGCGGTGAAGCGGCACGATTTTTATCGGCTTTAATGATTGATTTACAAGCAGCGTGATGTAAATAATGTCATCTTTACCTGCACGTAAACGCTTCGGCCAACATTTCCTGCATGAAAGTTTTATTATTGATAAAATCGTGCA contains the following coding sequences:
- a CDS encoding dihydrolipoamide acetyltransferase family protein; amino-acid sequence: MTTFNLPDLGEGLPDAEIREWYVQLNDVIKVDQPMVAMETAKALVDIPAPFSGKVTKIYGKKGDIIKTGQPLIDIEGENPIKKTTDQATVVGNLQLGDTIIEESPLGVQPKQQSMPHQNGIKATPAIRALAKKFQINLNDCRGTGPDGQILIADIEKMMQKKSSKESASPSNFLSTAGYEPLRGVRRAMAIAMQQSQLSIVPVTLVDDADIHAWPEKTDITLRLIRAVMAACQREPKLNAWFNESQLALCQHSQIDLGIAMDAPEGLFVPVLKNIAQESAVNLRKAIDKFKIEVKNRSVSPEDLVGATFVLSNVGVFAGRYATPIIIPPMVAILAIGRIHEKVVSEQGKISVHKQLPLSLTVDHRVITGGEAARFLSALMIDLQAA